DNA sequence from the Corynebacterium freneyi genome:
AGCGCGTAGCCGTCGCGCCACTCCAGCTCCGGCTGCTCCGCCAGCGTGCCCGTCGCCGCCGCGTACAGCACCTGGGCCAACGGCGACTCGAGCAGCGCCAGCACCGCCTGCGTCTCCGGATCACCGAAACGGCAGTTGAACTCCACCACCGACGGGCCGTCCGCACCCCACGCCAGCCCCGCGTACAGCAGACCCTGGAACGGGCAACCCCGGGCGACCATCTCCTTGGCCACCGGCACGCACACCTCATCGACGATGCGCTGCACGCCGTCGTCCGGCAGCCAATCCAGCGGGGCGTAGGCGCCCATGCCGCCGGTGTTCGGACCCTCGTCGTTGTTTCCGACGCGCTTGTGGTCCTGCGCCGGCTGCAACGGCACCACCGTCTCACCGTCGACCAGGCAGAAGAGGCTGACCTCCGGGCCGTCGAGGAAGGACTCCAGCAGCACCGGGTTGCCCGCGGCGAGGACGTCGACGGCGTGGGCGCGCGCGGCGGCGCGATCCGGCGTGACCACCACGCCCTTGCCCGCGGCCAGACCATCGTCCTTGACCACCCACGTCGGGCCGAAACGGTCGATGGCGGCGTCGATGTCGGCGTCGGACGCGCCCGGCTGAATGGCCTCCGCATGGGCGGTCTTCACGCCCGCCGCGGCCATGACGTCCTTGGCGAACGCCTTCGACCCCTCGATGCGGGCGGCATCCTTGTTCGGGCCGAACACCGGGTATCCCTTCTCCCGCAGCGCATCGGCCACGCCCGCCACCAGCGGAACCTCCGGGCCGATCACCACCAGATCCGGGTCGATCTCATCCGCCAACGCGGCGCACGCGGCCGGGTCGTCGACCTGCACCGGATGCATCGTGGCCAACTGGGACATGCCGGCATTGCCCGGCGCGACGTGCAGATCGGACTCGCCGACCTGCGGGTCCTTGCTCATGGCGTAAAGGAGGGCGTGCTCGCGGGCACCGGAACCGATAACGAGGATGCGCATGCCCGTGATTCTACGCACCAGGTCGCGGCCCACATTTCCGGCTCCCCCGCCGCCACCGGCCGCCCGCGCACTCCCCCCATGTGCCGCGGGCGGCCGCCCGTCGGGTGAGCGGCCCGGTTTTCGGCCATCCGGC
Encoded proteins:
- the purD gene encoding phosphoribosylamine--glycine ligase; this encodes MRILVIGSGAREHALLYAMSKDPQVGESDLHVAPGNAGMSQLATMHPVQVDDPAACAALADEIDPDLVVIGPEVPLVAGVADALREKGYPVFGPNKDAARIEGSKAFAKDVMAAAGVKTAHAEAIQPGASDADIDAAIDRFGPTWVVKDDGLAAGKGVVVTPDRAAARAHAVDVLAAGNPVLLESFLDGPEVSLFCLVDGETVVPLQPAQDHKRVGNNDEGPNTGGMGAYAPLDWLPDDGVQRIVDEVCVPVAKEMVARGCPFQGLLYAGLAWGADGPSVVEFNCRFGDPETQAVLALLESPLAQVLYAAATGTLAEQPELEWRDGYALTVVLAAKGYPQDTRTGDVIGGAEPGREAEGVLHAGTARDEEGNLVSSGGRVLNVVGVGATLEEARERAYAVLPTLELEGSHYRTDIALPAVEGRITIPE